A portion of the Bdellovibrionales bacterium genome contains these proteins:
- a CDS encoding outer membrane beta-barrel protein has protein sequence MLTSMVRLLAVLMTILPAMGSFAAKGGGGGWSLGLNLGITAADQSDLNKLSTRSNQRAGGISTPQLGNAWEGNGFISYRFSGMTAFQLRLGMMYQNGDGSDTLGNNYEYGLIGVTVFPMFRFYLLEDTMIKFYTQLGLGWGSVSGDIKEGNNSLEFSGNDLGYLGGIGAEFCFLSPNHCFSLEGNLRILGIERLKASSVSGDFTSGSPSPASLSQAQNGKEVELDGNDLGVTLSGIEGFVGYNFYF, from the coding sequence ATGCTGACATCTATGGTTCGTTTACTAGCAGTTTTGATGACGATCTTGCCTGCGATGGGGTCTTTTGCTGCAAAAGGAGGCGGGGGTGGCTGGTCATTGGGTTTAAACCTAGGTATTACGGCTGCCGACCAATCAGATTTGAACAAACTGTCCACTCGATCAAATCAGCGAGCTGGGGGAATTTCAACTCCTCAACTTGGCAATGCCTGGGAAGGAAATGGTTTCATCAGCTATCGCTTTTCTGGAATGACAGCTTTTCAGTTACGTCTCGGAATGATGTATCAAAACGGGGACGGCTCAGATACACTTGGCAATAATTATGAGTACGGCCTCATCGGGGTAACAGTATTTCCGATGTTTAGATTTTATCTTCTCGAAGATACAATGATCAAATTTTATACCCAGTTAGGTTTGGGGTGGGGATCCGTTTCTGGAGACATAAAAGAGGGCAACAACTCTCTTGAATTTTCTGGCAATGATCTTGGTTATCTGGGTGGCATCGGAGCTGAATTTTGTTTTCTGAGTCCAAACCACTGTTTTAGTCTTGAAGGTAACTTGAGAATTCTGGGTATTGAAAGGCTTAAGGCGTCTTCGGTTTCGGGCGATTTTACCTCTGGGTCTCCCAGCCCTGCGAGTTTGAGTCAGGCGCAAAACGGCAAAGAAGTCGAGCTTGATGGAAATGACTTAGGAGTTACCTTGTCAGGTATTGAGGGATTTGTGGGGTATAATTTCTACTTTTAG
- a CDS encoding glycerophosphodiester phosphodiesterase yields MSFEFLTDVLQYSVDGFFAQLPQKKPSFKHLRFSKIIAHRGHHDNTQVFENTLTAFDSCLKNQIWGIELDVRWTEDLFPVVLHDQDCGRVFGRPSLKPSRYTLRMLRQHAPMIPSLQEVVDIFGLQIHLMIELKESLSDPDNIKIQRLLDILKALRPGIDYHLMSFSKEILKRVDFLPPDSMLGIADWDLGEMSKECLNRNYGGLTGHYLFMTPSLIELHHHHQQKIGVGFIKSPNSLYREINRKVDWIFTNHPLQLKQWMLELP; encoded by the coding sequence ATGAGTTTCGAATTCCTTACCGATGTTCTGCAATATTCTGTCGATGGTTTTTTCGCACAACTTCCACAGAAGAAACCCTCATTCAAGCACTTGCGTTTCTCTAAGATCATAGCTCACCGAGGCCATCACGATAACACTCAGGTTTTTGAAAATACTTTGACCGCCTTTGATAGCTGCTTGAAAAACCAGATTTGGGGAATCGAGCTCGACGTCCGTTGGACCGAAGATCTCTTTCCTGTTGTGCTCCACGATCAGGACTGTGGCAGAGTTTTTGGCCGCCCGAGCCTCAAGCCTTCTCGTTACACTTTAAGAATGCTCAGACAACATGCTCCCATGATACCAAGCCTTCAAGAAGTGGTAGATATTTTTGGTTTACAGATTCACTTGATGATTGAGTTGAAGGAAAGTCTTTCTGATCCCGATAACATTAAGATTCAAAGACTTCTCGATATACTTAAAGCTCTGAGACCCGGGATCGATTATCATTTGATGTCATTTTCAAAGGAAATTCTTAAGCGTGTTGATTTTCTGCCTCCTGATTCTATGCTGGGCATCGCAGATTGGGACCTTGGTGAAATGAGCAAAGAATGCCTCAACCGAAATTATGGAGGTTTAACGGGACATTATCTTTTTATGACACCTTCTCTCATTGAACTTCATCACCACCACCAGCAAAAAATTGGTGTCGGATTCATCAAATCACCAAACAGTCTTTACCGAGAAATTAACCGCAAAGTTGATTGGATTTTCACCAATCATCCCTTGCAGTTAAAGCAATGGATGCTTGAATTACCTTAG